AACAACGACAGGATGTACTGCGTAATAGAGCTGGACGACACTATGCGTCCGCAGAGTGTGGATATTCAGCGTTTCGCGATCGACAATCTTGAACGCTGGCAGATCAGTATGTCATATGGAGATAGTTTGAAATTCCAGATTATAGATGTATACCCCGGGGATACTTATCAAAATATAGGATTATCCGAATTCCTAATTTCCTGGAGTGCAGGTTAAAGCAATATGAAAATGGATTTTCCTCAATCCAATTTCCTGATCACGAAGCAGCCAATTCGTCCTAGCGTACCTCCGATTTCTGACTGAAACCGAGCATACTGCCCGAAACAACCCACCGGCAATGAAATGATCAGTTTTCTTTCGCACGAAATGAAGAAACTCTATTCAGATCTCCTGCACGATCTGCGGGAACAGGGAATGATGATAGGGGGCCCCAAACCCTTCGCTAAAAAGGATCGTTCAAGATTCCTTCAGGAATTGGATAAAATGGTGGTTAAAATCCGCCGAAGGAACGGTATCAACCCATAAAAAACCTTGTATTTTACTTTCAGGCGTTCGTATCGGTCCGGACTTGTGTGTATTACGCTGCCTGTTAATTCGAAGGACTGACTACACAGCAGTTCTCGTAGATGGTCTCCCAGTCGCCGTTATCGTCTCGCATTTCAACAGACGCGAAATCTCCCTTGATCCACCAGATCAGTTCCATCTCATCGGTATATCGTGCTCCGGATCCTGAAAGAACCTGTGGCAGAGTGTACTCATCATCATCGGGCATCAGCACTTTTACGAAATTAAGGCTGCTGTCCGAGAGAGTGTAGTACCTGGCAACGATCCGGTCTCCGTTCCCGCACCGGTAATTAACAGGCTCACCGCCGAGTACGGTCAGTTCATCCTGATTCCCGCTCTGGAATCCCATTACGATGAACAACGCAGCAAATATGCACAGCGTCATCAAAATTCTCTTCAGCATTGTATTCTCCTTTTTTTGTTTATCTGAGTTAATACAGGGTGACTAATATCGAAGGTATGGTTCGATCATGCAAATGAACAGCTTACCCTGTTGTACGTTGAATTGGAGTTGCTGCCTGACAACTCATATTCTTGCAAATATCAAGCTGTACTACAAATTTGCACGATTAAAATATGGATCAAAGTAGATTCCGCCGGTTTCAATGCGCAACCGTTCATCCTGAAGTGCTATTCGGCATCAACCATTGTAAGCATATAGATGCGATGGTAATACTCGTGCGAAGTGTTATTCGCGAGAAACCCGTGCTCATCCCCGGTGATCTCCCAGCTATTGAGATCAGCCGGATTGCCTGCGTACTCAACCATCGCATGGAAAAGTATATCACCGCTCATGTCGTATACGCGAAAGACAATTCCAGTATAGTTTCCGAGCCTCACCCAGAGCCTATCCTCTCCATCTATAAACATTTCAGTGATTATTCTTCTATATGGGTCGAGCTTAACTGGCTTGCCTGTTGATGAATCTCCACGCATCAGACGTATTAAGCTGTTCCAGGCGTCCATTTCAGCTTGAAGATCTTCATCATTTTTTCTTACTCTATGGGCGGCTAAATCCTCAATCAGGAGAAATTCCGTGCCATCAAGCTCACAGCCATGGATTACGAATTCATCTATTGATGACCGGGAGTAGAAGACCCTGCCGGTTCGGGTAGCACAGGAAATAATATTGTTTCCCCTGCTCTCTGTGCGATCGATTTCTCTGTCTTCCGGATTAAATTCACTTTCAACGCTGAAATACTCCACAGAAGGCTCGCCTTCACCATCCCAGCGGCCGAGAGTCGAAATTATTTCAATCCCATTCTCACCCGGCATCATTGTCATTTCGGTTCCAATAAATCCGCCGCTGTCTACGGCGGTCTTCAACCATGGTTTACCAAATCCGGACCAGGTTAACTGTTCCTGATATTCGTAGCTGCTGTCAAACAGAGATATCCCATCGGCATCACCGATGAGAAGGCTTCCATCGGAATAGAACGCCAATCCTGACGGCAGACGGAACTCTCCCGGCCCTTCCCCTTCCCTTCCTATGGTTCTTACGAACTCGCCATCGGAGGTATAGACGAACACTGTGTGTTTCAATCTATCGATTACGAGGATATCGCCATCGGGGGAATGAGTCGGATTTTCAGGCCAGGCGAACATGTATTCGTCCTCGCCAATTTCGACACCTATCGAATCGGTAATGACAAGTTTGTACTCAATATCGGGAAGTTCCGGAGGAGTTTCATCAACTCCGCATCCGTTCAGTATCATTGCAGAAAAAAACAATATCATTATTTTGGTTGATATAACGGAACTGCGCTTCATTGATTACTCCCAAACTAATTGAATTCAGGCTAACTATTTCACCCTCGCGCCGGGTGTACTATTCATTTCAGAAGTCTGAAATACTCTTTCTGACACATCCGCTCGATAGAAAGCAAATTCTTAAAAGCATCGTTAAAATCGCCCTTTGACACGGTGAAAAGCCCATGGCCATAGACTATTACACCTCTGTTTCCCTCCATGGCGGGTGGAAGTGTATTGCACAGGCCATAGGGGCCGGTCCCGACTTCACCCGGAACGATTGGGATATCACGTATAAAGCGCTTCTCGGGACAGCTGGTGTGACACGATCCTCTTGTCGGGCAATTCTCCTTCTCGCAGTCCATCGACATTATCACGGAGAACCTCGGGTGACCGTGAAGGATCGCGTCCATGCCTGTAAGCCGAAGGATGCTCATGTGAGCCGAAAACTCACTGGAAGCGGTGATACTGGTGCATGCCGACCCATCCAGGGGGCACGGGTCGATACAGCCTTCCAGCTCATCCAGAGAAGAGGTTGTCTGTGAGATGAACAGTGTATCACCCCATTTCAGTGAAACGTTGCCGAAGAAGGAATCAACAAGCCTGTGCCGCACTGTCATCCTGCCGGCCTGTGCAACCGCTCTGTAAACATCTTCACTGTTCCGGAAAGGTCCGGTCAGCAGTTTTGGAGATTCATCCGGATATTTATCGATGTATTTCAAAACGTTTCTGAAAACTCTCTCCCGATCATTCGAAATTTCACCTGTCCTGCTGTCCCGAAGGTAATCACTGAAGAATTTCACGAAGCAGGCGAAACAGACCGAACTGTAAAATATGAACGCCTGCTCGGGGCTCACGGTGCCCCATGTGACTATACCCTTTCCCCTGATGATAACACTCTTTCGATTCCTGAGTTTCTCGATGATCAAGTCCGATCTGAAATCCTGAATAACGGGAAGGTCGTGCATGAAAGTGCGGGTTTCAGAATCCTCGGGACGGATAATGTCCGTATCTCCGGAAGCCAGAAAATCGATTATCGAGCGATAGGGTTCCGCCGGAAGGGAAAAAAGCAGCGAGTTTATGTTCAATCCGCTGAATACTTCTTCCAGAACGGGGATTGCTGGATCTTCCCTGTTCCATTCCAGTTCCGCGTCGAGACCGCCCAGAAGTGGCTTGCCGGATTCAGCGAGCCCCGCGGAAACTATTTTTCCCGAGTACTTCTCAAGAAGTTTTTTCACAGCAGGTGCTCCAGTCCGAGTTCCTTTGCTTTACTGCGGAGCGGACATCCTTCCAGGTTCAGCCCCCGTATCCGGTAGTACTTCGACCTTGTTTCAAGGAATTCCTCTCTGTTAAGGGGAAGTATCTCGATACCGTTGCCGGAACTCCCCTCTTCGGAAAAGAATCTTGGCGGCAGATCGTCATCCTCCGAAGTAAAACCGCATTTCGCGTTCATCATCCTGTCTCTGAAGTA
The genomic region above belongs to Candidatus Aegiribacteria sp. and contains:
- a CDS encoding DUF188 domain-containing protein, whose product is MISFLSHEMKKLYSDLLHDLREQGMMIGGPKPFAKKDRSRFLQELDKMVVKIRRRNGINP
- a CDS encoding MliC family protein gives rise to the protein MLKRILMTLCIFAALFIVMGFQSGNQDELTVLGGEPVNYRCGNGDRIVARYYTLSDSSLNFVKVLMPDDDEYTLPQVLSGSGARYTDEMELIWWIKGDFASVEMRDDNGDWETIYENCCVVSPSN
- a CDS encoding 6-bladed beta-propeller, with product MKRSSVISTKIMILFFSAMILNGCGVDETPPELPDIEYKLVITDSIGVEIGEDEYMFAWPENPTHSPDGDILVIDRLKHTVFVYTSDGEFVRTIGREGEGPGEFRLPSGLAFYSDGSLLIGDADGISLFDSSYEYQEQLTWSGFGKPWLKTAVDSGGFIGTEMTMMPGENGIEIISTLGRWDGEGEPSVEYFSVESEFNPEDREIDRTESRGNNIISCATRTGRVFYSRSSIDEFVIHGCELDGTEFLLIEDLAAHRVRKNDEDLQAEMDAWNSLIRLMRGDSSTGKPVKLDPYRRIITEMFIDGEDRLWVRLGNYTGIVFRVYDMSGDILFHAMVEYAGNPADLNSWEITGDEHGFLANNTSHEYYHRIYMLTMVDAE
- a CDS encoding class II aldolase/adducin family protein; protein product: MKKLLEKYSGKIVSAGLAESGKPLLGGLDAELEWNREDPAIPVLEEVFSGLNINSLLFSLPAEPYRSIIDFLASGDTDIIRPEDSETRTFMHDLPVIQDFRSDLIIEKLRNRKSVIIRGKGIVTWGTVSPEQAFIFYSSVCFACFVKFFSDYLRDSRTGEISNDRERVFRNVLKYIDKYPDESPKLLTGPFRNSEDVYRAVAQAGRMTVRHRLVDSFFGNVSLKWGDTLFISQTTSSLDELEGCIDPCPLDGSACTSITASSEFSAHMSILRLTGMDAILHGHPRFSVIMSMDCEKENCPTRGSCHTSCPEKRFIRDIPIVPGEVGTGPYGLCNTLPPAMEGNRGVIVYGHGLFTVSKGDFNDAFKNLLSIERMCQKEYFRLLK